The following are from one region of the Ptychodera flava strain L36383 chromosome 15, AS_Pfla_20210202, whole genome shotgun sequence genome:
- the LOC139151622 gene encoding serine--tRNA ligase, mitochondrial-like, translating into MILRMAKSLTMMKTCSSRCLLKHFGSLPCKLKPRQFPSRSAIGPWMLSSRHLSGNEPAKNERSGGFRMSLDVDYIQQHVLELRKYNRKGDGNLQEVETLLRRFNSASNSEKERLALELSNAALLLPNKMNPAVPIGDESQANVVGYIGEKRDFDFEPKDHVAIGEDVGIMRVRNLGHFTGHRSYYLIGEGAELEQALIRYTLDRLLKKGFRCISVPDIVNSFVFEGCGMQTSGVRTQVYHLDPRRHVDLCLAGTSEVSVAGYYMNQTLQAKDLPQRLTAISRCYRAETAHTAEAKGIYRVHQFTKVEMFAVASDEEQSDQLHHDFLAIEKELFSELGLHFRILDMPSEELGAPAYRKYDIEAWMPGRSTYGEISSTSNCTDYQSRRLNIKYLDDSSRTHFIHTVNGTACAVPRMIIAILETYQQEDGSVAIPDALQAYMKGRKVICKTGRKPMHFCRF; encoded by the coding sequence ATGATATTGAGAATGGCTAAGTCTCTGACAATGATGAAAACCTGTTCATCAAGGTGTCTGCTGAAGCATTTCGGGTCACTGCCTTGTAAACTCAAACCCAGACAATTCCCTAGCAGATCAGCGATTGGACCATGGATGCTAAGTTCAAGGCATCTGTCTGGTAATGAACCGGCAAAAAATGAGAGGAGTGGAGGATTCCGCATGAGCCTTGATGTCGATTACATCCAGCAGCACGTACTAGAACTCAGGAAGTACAACCGGAAGGGGGATGGAAATTTGCAAGAAGTTGAAACTCTGCTGAGGAGGTTCAACTCCGCTTCCAACTCGGAGAAGGAGCGCCTTGCCCTTGAGTTGTCAAACGCGGCGTTGTTACTGCCGAATAAAATGAATCCAGCTGTACCAATCGGAGATGAAAGTCAAGCTAATGTTGTTGGTTACATCGGGGAAAAGAGAGACTTTGATTTTGAGCCCAAAGATCATGTAGCAATCGGAGAAGATGTCGGTATTATGCGTGTGAGAAATCTGGGTCACTTCACAGGTCATAGGTCATACTATTTGATCGGTGAAGGGGCTGAACTTGAACAAGCTTTAATCAGGTATACATTGGATAGACTTCTGAAAAAAGGATTTCGGTGCATTTCTGTCCCAGACATTGTCAACTCGTTTGTCTTTGAAGGTTGCGGAATGCAAACTTCCGGAGTTCGGACTCAGGTCTACCACTTAGACCCTAGACGACACGTTGACCTGTGTTTGGCTGGAACGTCAGAGGTGTCTGTCGCCGGCTACTACATGAACCAAACCCTTCAGGCAAAAGACTTGCCCCAGAGGTTGACAGCCATCAGTCGGTGCTACAGGGCGGAGACAGCACATACAGCGGAGGCCAAGGGGATATACCGCGTGCATCAGTTTACGAAAGTTGAAATGTTCGCTGTCGCATCAGATGAGGAACAGAGTGATCAGCTACATCACGACTTTCTGGCGATAGAGAAAGAGCTATTTTCAGAGCTTGGCTTGCACTTCAGAATCTTAGACATGCCTTCAGAGGAACTCGGTGCACCAGCTTACCGCAAGTACGACATCGAAGCATGGATGCCGGGAAGAAGCACCTATGGGGAAATTTCCAGTACTTCCAATTGTACGGACTACCAGAGCAGGAggttgaatatcaaatatcttgATGACTCCAGTAGGACGCACTTTATTCATACGGTTAATGGAACAGCCTGTGCTGTTCCGAGAATGATAATTGCTATCCTAGAGACATATCAACAAGAAGACGGCAGTGTTGCAATTCCGGATGCATTACAGGCGTATATGAAGGGACGGAAAGTTATCTGTAAAACAGGAAGGAAACCCATGCATTTTTGCCGGTTTTAA